The following nucleotide sequence is from Salinigranum halophilum.
TCATCACGGCCGCCGCGTTCACGCAGGTGCGGTTCAACTACTACCTCGCCGTCGTCGTGGCGGTGATGAACGCCTACCTCGTCGGCGAACTCCTGCGGTACATCGACCTCCGCTCGGTCCCCGAGTCGCTCTCGGACGTCAAGGCCTGGCAGGTCATCACCGTCGCCGTCGTGATTATGCTCGTGCTCGCGCCGGTGCTCGTCGTCCCGCTGAACGTGCGGAACACCGGTAACCCGTCGGTCGACGGCAGCCAGACCGCGTGGCAGACCGCCCAGCAGAACGGCCCGGGCAACGTCGTCCAGTGGGACGACAGCCTGCGGTGGATGGCCAACGAGACGCCCGCGGAGGGCACGTTCGGCGGCGCGTCCAACGAGATGGCGTACTACGGGACGTACGACCGAACCGACGACTTCGCGTACCCCGACGGGAGCTACGGGGTCCAGTCGTGGTGGGACTACGGGCACTGGATAACGGTCCGCGGTGAGCGTATCCCGAACGCCAACCCGTTCCAGGAGGGCGCCACCGAGGCGGCGAACTACCTGCTCGCCCCCTCCGAAGACCAGGCCGAATCGGTGCTGGCCCGACAGAGCCAGGAGGGCAACGAGACGCGGTACGTGATGGTCGACTGGCAGATGGCCTCGCCCAACTCGAAGTTCGGCGCGCCCATCGTCTTCTACGACGAGGAGAACGTCACCCAAGAGGAGTTCTTCCAGCCGATGTACACCCAGAACTTCCGGGGGAGTCTCGTCGTCCGCGAGCAGCGGTACTACGAGAGTCAGATGGTCCGCCTCTACCACTACCACGGCAGCGCCGTCGAGCCGCGACCGGTCGTCGTCGACTGGGAGACGCGACAGGCCGAGACGCAGGCCGGCGACAGCGTCAGCGTCCGGACGTTCCCGAGCAACCGGACGGACGCCGTCCGTGAGTTCCAGAACATGAGCGCCGCGCGGGCCTACGTCGAACGGGACGGCACCGCACAGCTCGGTGGTATCGGTGCGGTTCCCGCCGAGCGGGTCTCCGCGCTCGAACACTACCGCCTCGTGCGGACGAGCAACCGGTCGGCGTTCAGCGCCGCGTCGTACCAGCGTGAGTTCCTCTTGGCCCAGCAGCTGACGGGCTTCCCGGCGACTCGCATGTTCGTCACGAACCCCTCGTGGCTGAAGACGTTCGAGCGGGTGCCCGGCGCACGCATCGAGGGGAGCGGCGCTCCCGCCAACACGACGGTGACCGCCGAAGTCGACATGCGCGCCCCGGTCGGGAACTACACCTTCACCTACCGCCAGCAGGCGCGGACGAACGCTGACGGGGAGTTCACGATGACCCTCCCCTACTCGACGACCGGCTACGACCAGTACGGTCCCGAGAACGGCTACACGAACGTGAGCGTCCGTGCGGTGGGGCCGTACAACATCTCGACCCCGAGCACACTCGTCCAGCTCAACGAGTCGGCCGGCGTCGAGGAGTACGCGGCGACGGTCGACGTCCCCGAGGGACAGGTCAACGGTGACCAGTCGGGCACGGTCGAGGTCACGCTCGAACGACGGACCTCGGAGCTGACGCTCGGCGACACCGACGGTGAGAGCCAGATCGACACGGCGTCGACCGCTCCGGACGACGACGCGTCTTCGGCTGACAGGTCGACGGACGCGACTGCCGACCTCGCGGTCGGCCAGTCGCTCGACGACCCGACAGGGACGGCCGACTATCGCGCTCGCGTGAACTGATTCGCGATGGACCGACGCACTGCTGCGCTGGGGTGGCTCATCGTCTACGCGAAGGGGGTCTGTATGGGGACCGCCGACGCGGTCCCCGGGGTCTCGGGCGGGACCATCGCGCTCGTCACCGGTATCTACGAGCGGCTCATCGGTGCCATCACCGGAGTCTCGCCGGGGCGGCTTCGCTCGCTCGCGAGCGTCGTCGTCCCCGGCGAGGACTCGCGCGAAGCCTGGCAGGCCGCCGCGGAGATGGACCTGCCGTTCCTCGTCGTGCTGGGCGTCGGCATCGTGACAGCGATCATCACCGTGACGCGGCTCGTCGATACGGCCATCGAGACCGTCCCGGTGCTCACCTTCGGGTTCTTCTTCGGGCTCATCGGTGCCTCCGCGGTGGTGCTGTGGAGCGACGTACAGCTGAACACGCGTGGACGCGTCGCGGCCGCCATCGCGGGGTTCGTCTTCGCGTTCGTCGTCTCCGGCCGGGCCGCGGCGGCGCTCGGTCACCAGTCGGCCGTCGTCTTCGTCGCGGGGCTCATCGCGGTCAGCGCGCTCGTCCTCCCGGGTATCTCCGGTTCGCTCATCCTCATCCTCATCGGACAGTACGAGTTCATGATCGACACCCTCCGTGAGACGGTCGACGGGCTCATCGCCGTCGCGCTCGGCGGAACCGTTCCCGGGCTCACGCCCGCCGTCGTGACTGTCGTGACGTTCGTCTCCGGGGCCGTCGTGGGACTCTTCACGACCTCACACGTCGTCCAGTGGGCACTCAGCCGACGTCGGGAGGCGACGCTCGCGTTCCTCGTCAGCCTCATCGTCGGTGCGCTCCGTGCTCCCGTCGCGGACGTCAGCCGGCGACTCGCCGAGGCGAACCAGGGCTGGACGCCGGAGCTGGTGGGCAGTTTCCTCGCGGCGGCGGTCGTCGGTGGTGCCGTCGTCCTCCTCATCGAACGAGGTACCTCGATGGGGAGCGTCGGGGAGACCAAGTCCGCCTGACCTGTACCTGACGTCGCGTTCCTCTGCGTTACTCGCGGGCGACCCCGATGTTTCGGACCTCGCCGCCGCAGTCGACACACCGCCCGAGCGGGTCGTCGCTCGTCGTCCGCGTGCCACACGAGAGACACTCGTAGTAGCCGTGCTCGTTCCGGTGTGGGTCGATATCGGCGTTGTGGAGTACCATGTGTAACGCTGGCACGACTCGAGGTTTAACGGTTGTCCTCATATTCCATGTAGTCGTATTATCTACTAGTTCACGTTTGTATTCAGAGAATCATAGATTTTATACGGAGAATATACCGCTTGTTTCCGATTATATTCGTACGTTCGTCAAATTATAGCTGAAGTCAGGCCGTGCGGCGGACGACCGAGACGAACGTCTCTCGGCGTTCTGTGGCGCGGACCGTGGCGAAGCCGGCGTCGGCGAAGGCAGTGACGGCGTCACCCAGCCCGTAACGTTCGTCGACCGGCGGGCCATCCACGGCGTCGCCGCGTGCCGACCAGTCCACGGTGACGACGCGGCCGCCGGGACGGACCACTCGGGCGAGTTCGGCGAGTGCATCGTCGGTCGCGAACTCGTGGTACGTCATGGTCGAAAAGGCCGCGTCGAGGGCGTCGTCGGGGAAGGGAAGGTCACGCACCTCGGCAGTCACGAGTTCGACGCCGTCGGGGACACCCTTCTCGCGGTAGCGGTCGTGCATCTCGCTCTGGACGTCGACGGCGTACAGCGTGTCGACGAACGGCGCGACCTCGTCGGTGTAGAAGCCGGTTCCGCTCCCGAGGTCGGCGACGACGTCGCCGGACGTGGGCGCGAGGAGGTCGAGCAGTTCCTCGCGCGAGCAGAACCGGTACCGCCCCGGCTTTTCGAGGTCGTCGGCGCGGTCGGCGTCGAACGTGTGAAAGGCCATGTAGAACGAAGGGACGTGACGCACCTAACCCCACCGGAACCGGGCGAAACTGAGACAGGGTTAAATCCCTCGACGTCGCCACTGAACGTATGAGCAGCGGAGACCTTCGGCGGCCGACCGACCGGACGTGTGAGCGGTGCGGCCGAGAGGAGACGTGGAACGCGGACGCGGAGAGTTGGCGAATCGTCGTCGCCGACGGCGAGCGACGGGCCGGGAACGCCTACTGCGTCCACGAGTGGGACATCAACGGTCGGTTCGCCCCCTTCGACTCCTGAGACCCGACGACCATGCCGACGCTGTACGTCACCGCGCCCACCGAGGTGGCCGCCGACCTCGCCCGAACCGTCGTCGAAGCGCGCCTGGCCGCCTGCGTCAACCGCTTCCCCTGCACGTCGACCTACCGGTGGGAGGGTGAGGTCGTCGAGGACAGGGAGGAACTCCTCCTCGTGAAGACGACCGACGAGCGGTACGAGGCGCTCGTGGCCCGACTCGTCGAAGAACACCCGTACGACGTGCCCTGTATCGAGCGGTTCGACGAGGACGACCTGTTCGAGGCGTTCGACGCGTGGGTCGCCGAGTCGACGACCGAGGCGTGAGCGCGGCTCAGTCCGCGTCGCGAACCGCGTCGAGCGCCCTGAGCGTCCCGTCCATGTACCCCTCGTCGAGGACGACGTCGGCGGCCGCCTTCGCCACGTCGTCGGCGTTGGCGACGGCGAACGAGCGCCCGGCGACGGCGAACGTGGAGGCGTCGTTCTCGCTGTCGCCGACGGCGACGAAGGCGGTGGGGTCGAAGCCGAGTTCCTCGGCGACCAGTTCCAGCCCCTCGCCTTTCTCGACGCCGGGCGTCTTCACGTGGTAGGCGTAGCCGGTGTCGACCACCTCCATGTCGAACTCGGCGGCGACGTCTCTGAGGAGCGTCCCGTCCGCGTCCATCGAGACGGCGAGTTCGGTCTCGCGCCAGCGGTTCACGAGGTCGGCGTCGCTCCAGCCGACGTCTCCACCCCGTGACTCGAACGCCTCGATGACCCGGACGGCGCGCTCGCGGTCGCCGGCGAACCGGACAGTGTCGGGCGTGCAGACGACGCCACCGTTCTCGGCGATGACGCGCTCTGGCAGTCCGGCGAAGTGACAGAGCGCGACCGGGTACGGGAACGACTTGCCCGTGGCGACGACGACGGGCGCGTCCCACGCGGCGAGTGCGTCGAACAGTCGTGGGTCGAGGCTCCCGGTCGACGTGGTCAGCGTCCCGTCGATATCGAGCGCGAGCGGTGGGCTCATACGAGGACGTCGACAGAGCGGAAGGAAAGAGGCGTCGTTTCCGCGAGTGGCCGTCAGTCGCTGATGTCGACCAGTCGTCGAAACACGCGGGTCGGGAACTGTGGTTCGAGCCGACTCGGGGGGCGACCGAGGCCCCGGTCCTCGTCGGTCTCGATCCGTTTGACCACGCCGGCTTCGGCGAGTTCGTAGAGGACCCGCTTGATGGTCGTCGCCGAGAGGTCGATGTACGGGTCGGCGGTGAGCGCGTCCGTCGCCGCGGTGACGGACGAAACCGCGTTCGCGTCGAGTTCGAGGAGGCGGCGGAGGATCCGCCGTCGGTTCTCCGGGAGCGCGAGGACCCGCCCGAGCGACACCGACGGCCACGGGACCGAGTCCATCCCGACCTCGATGTCGTCGGTGCTGATTCGGTCCTGGTCACGCTCGAGCGCGTGGTCGGCGGCGCCGAAGACGGCCGCGAGCGCGTCGTGCGCGTCGCCGTCGGCCCACGACGCCACCTCGCGGATGTCGGTGTGTGAGACGGCGTTCCGCGTGAGACCGAGCGACGCCCGCTGGGTGAGGATGTCGACCAGCGCGTGTCGCTCGTACCGCGGAACCTCGACCGTCTCGTCGACCCGTGTCGCGACCGCCTCGTCGGTTTCGGGTGCCGCTGTGTCCGGTGCGTCCCGCCCGACGACGAGATACGCCATCGAGGACATGTCGAGGAGCGAGTCGACCTGCCCCGTCGTGAGCGTGTTCGCCTCGTTGACGTGGTCGACGGCGACGACGGCCTGCGTCGTCCCGACCAGTTCCTCTCCGAGGCGGTCTCGGAGGTCGTCGGTCCCGACACCACCTTCGGGGACGGGTTCGTCGACGATGCTGTCGAGGATGTCGTGATACAACGCGAACTCGCTCGAGGCGTCGCGCGCGTCCACGTAGACGAAGAGCGTAGCCGGCGGCGCGACTGCCCGCGTCGTCGTGAGGATCGCCGACCGACGCCGAGCGTTCCGCTCGGAGAGATGTCCGAACAGGGCGCTGACGACCGCGGACTTCCCGGCGCCTTTCGGGCCCCAGACGTAGGCGTCGTCCGGAAGGTCGCCGCCGAACGTCGGGTCGAGCACGTCAAGCAGCCGTTCGAGGACGGGTCCTCGTCCGTTCGGCTCGGTCAGATGGGTCACGGGGCTCAGTACGTCGAAGTCACGGACGAGTGCGCGTTCGCTCTCGCCGCGTCGACGTCGTTCGATTCGTTCGTCGAGGTCCATGCTATGTCTGGCGCGAGGAGTCACGTCACGGTTCTATCGTACGCTGTCGTGTCGTGGTGCGGCGACACGTGTTGCTCGGACGTCGTCGAAACGACGGTCGGAGAACGATGCGACGAGCCGACTGCGTCCCGATCAGAGGGTCGGGACCCAGACGGCGGTGCTGAAGACGCCGACGATGGCGAGCACCGCGATGAAGAACGTGTTCACCACGATGGCTGCGGCCGGCGGGTCGAAGTGGGTGTCGGCGTGCGCGTAGAAGACACGCTGGACGACCTCGCCCGTGAGGGCGCCGGAGACGCCGAAGACACCGGCGACGACCATCGCGACCGCCCCGACCTCCGCGACGCCACCGGTGACGGCCAACGCGGCCGTCGACGCGGGGAGCGTCATGTGGTGGGTCACCGGGATCTGGGCGACGCCGAGGTTGAGGAACGTCAGCGACGCGGCGCTGATACCGAACGCCAGGAAGGCGCTGCCGGTCGTCAGTGCCGTGACGCCGCCGATGAGACCGGCAACGAGGCCGATCATCGCGACGTTCCCCCACTTGTACTGGTGGCCGAGCCACGGCTCGGTGGCGAGGCGCTGCTTGGTCTCGCCGCCGTCGGTCATCGCGCCGGCACTGCTCTGTGCCGGTCGCATCTCCTCGCGCTCGAACGGCCCCATGTCGAGGATGCCGCTACCGCGGACCTCGCCGATGAGGTCGTAGCCGAACACGAGGCGGTGTGCGACTGCCGAGAGGACGACCGCGATGGCGATCGGGTCCCACGGGAGCCCGACGGTGCCGGAGATGGCCGTGATGATGTAGCCGAGGATACCGAAGAGGCCACCGACGACGAGGACGTCGGGTTTGGTGCCGAGCGCCGCCGGGATGTTCTTCGCCTCGTGGTAGTCGAAGCCGAAGTCCATGTATCCCTTCTTGGCCGCGTAGGCCGCGGCGGCCGCGCCGCCGGCGAAGGAGATGTGTGGGCCGAAGACCGTCCCGAACGCGACGTTGCCGGTGATGCCAGCGGCGACACCGGCCCCGCCGAGGTCGATGCTACCGGCCTCAACGACGGCACCGGCAGCGAGATTCGCGGCCTCGCCGGCGATGACCATGAAGCCGGTGAAACAGAACGCCGGCAAGGCACCCAGTGCTGCGCCGAACGCGCCGCCTGCGAACGCCGCGAGCAGGAGCCCGGGGTTGGCGATCGCATCGATGATCGCCGACGCCTGCAGGACGACGCTCATCTAGTCGTCACCACCGTCGCGCGCCCAGTCCTCGGCGCGGGCGACCGCCTCGTTCCAGCGCTCGTAGTTCTTCTCGTAGTCCGCGTCGGGGTCGACATCGAACTCGCGGTCGACCTGCCAGTTGTCGCGGAGTTCGTCGAGCGTCTCCCAGTAGCCGACGGCGAGACCGGCGGCGTACGCGGAGCCGAGCGCCGTCGTCTCGTCGACGACCGGACGGACGATTTCGGTGTCTATGATGTCCGCCTGGAGCTGACAGAGGAAGTTGTTCTTCACGGCCCCGCCGTCGACACGGAGCGAGCCCATGTCGATACCGGAGTCGGCCTCCATCGCCTCGGCGACGTCGCGCGTCTGGTACGCGATGGATTCGAGCGTCGCACGGACGACGTGCTCGCGTCGGGTACCACGCGTCATGCCGACGAGGGTCCCGCGGGCGCGACCGTCCCAGTGCGGCGCGCCGAGGCCGGCAAAGGCTGGGACGAGGTAGACGTCGTCGGTGGAGTCGACCGAGCGGGCGAGCTCCTCAGTCTCGGCGGCGTTCTCGATGAGGGTCATGTCCTCGAGCCACTCGATCGCGGCACCCGTGATGAAGATGGCACCCTCGAGGGCGTACTGGACCGGCTCACCGGAGCGCTGGAAGCCGATGGTCGTGAGCAGGCCGTGCTCGGAGGCGACGGCCTCCTCGCCGGTGTTCATGAGCATGAACGAACCGGTGCCGTAGGTGTTCTTCGCGTCGCCCTCGTCGAAACAGGTCTGGCCGAACAGCGCGGCCTGCTGGTCGCCGAGCGCGCCGGCGACGGGGATGTCGGCGTCGAGGAAGTCGGGTGAGGAGTCACCCGTCGTGCCGTAGTAATCGTCGTCCGAAGACGGCCGGACCTCGGGCAGCATCGACGCCGGGACGTTGAACTCCTCGAGGAGCTCCTCGTCCCACTCGTTGTCGTGGATGTTGTACAGCATCGTCCGCGACGCGTTGGTGACGTCGGTGATGTGGTTGCCCGTGAGCTTGTAGATGAGCCACGAGTCGATGGTCCCCATCATCAGTTCGCCGGCCTCGGCGCGGTCGCGGACGTCTTCGGGCCGCGAGCGGGAGAGCTTGATCGGGTCCGCGTTGTCGAGAATCCACTCCGCCTTCGTCGCGGAGAAGTACGCGTCGCACTCCAGCCCCGTCTTGCCACGAATCCACTCGACCTTGTCCTCGGCCTGAATCTCCTCGACTCGGTCGGTCGTCCGCCGGTCCTGCCAGACGAGCGCGTTGTGGATGGGCTTGCCGGTCTCGGCGTCCCACACGACCGTCGTCTCGCGCTGGTTCGTGATGCCGATGGCCTCGAGCTGGTCGGCGCTCAGTCCGGCCTCGTCGAGGGCCGTGTTGATGACGTGCTTCGTGTTCCGCCAGATCTCGTTCGCGTCGTGTTCTACCCAGCCGGGCTCCGGGTAGATCTGTTCGTGCTTCTCGTAAGCGTTCGCGACCACTTCACCCGCGTGGTCGAACACCATGAAGCGCGTTCCTGTCGTCCCCTGGTCGATCGCACCGACGAATGTGTCCTGACTCATGTGTGTAGCACCTTGGTGTGCCAGCCTGTGCCGGACGCATGTTCTTTATCCACGGTCCGGCGGTACCAGTAAACAGTGTGAAAGAGTGTGATAAACTTTGCTAATTCATTGGGAGTCAGACACGTCTTCGGCCGTTCTTCACAATCTTTGCACACGCATGCGTGAGTGTCTCTTCCGGTGGGGTCTCGAACGGGGCACACGCGTGTGAGCGGTGTTCCAGCGTCAGTTTACCCCCGTTCTGGAAGCCGCTATCGGGGCGCGCGCGCCGTCTCGTCGGGGGCGCTCTCCACGCAACGCGGGGCGTGATAACACCAGACATATCTAGCGAGTGCCGAGGAGAGGTAAAGTAAAGTGGATAGGGTCCACAGCGTTACAAAGATTAATGACAGACACACCAGAGATCCTGGTCATCGGCGGGGGATCGACCGGGACAGGAATCGCGCGGGACCTGGCGATGCGTGGGATGGACGTCACGCTCGTCGAGCAGGGGAACCTGACACACGGGACGACGGGCCGGATGCACGGCCTGCTCCACAGCGGCGGCCGGTACGCGGTCACGGACCAGCCGAGCGCCAAGGAGTGTATCGAGGAGAACCGGGTGCTGCGGGAGATCGCGAGCCACACCGTCGAGATGACCGGTGGGCTGTTCGTCAAGCGACCCGAGGACACCGAGGAGTACTTCGAGAAGAAGCTGAAAGGCTGCAAGGAGTGTGGCATTCCGACAGAGGTCCTCTCGAACGCGGAGGCCCGACAGCTAGAGCCGTACCTCGCGAAGGACATCGACAAGGCGATTCGCGTCCCGGACGGGGCCATCGACCCGTTCCGACTCTGCGTCGCCAACGCCGCCTCGGCCGAGCAACACGGTGCGCGCATCGAGACCCACTCGAAGGTCGTCGACGTGCTCATCGAGGCGGGTGAAGTCGTCGGCGTCGAGGTCGAACACACCTCCGGCGAGGGCAAGCGCGTCCACGGGCGGAGCGGCGGACGCGAGAAGATCTACGCCGACTACGTGGTGAACGCGACGGGCGCGTGGGCCGGGCGCGTGGGCGACATGGCCGGCGTCGACATCGAGGTCCGTCCCTCGAAGGGCGTGATGACCATCATGAACGTCCGACAGGTCGACACGGTCATCAACCGGTGTCAACCAAAGGGGAACGCCGACATCATCGTGCCACACGAGACGACGGCCATCCTGGGAACGACCGACGAGGAGGTCGAAGACCCCGAGGACTACCCCGAAGAGCAGTGGGAGGTCGACATGATGATCTCCGAGTTGTCGAAGCTGGTCCCCATGCTGCAGGAGGCGCGGACTATCCGCTCCTTCTGGGGCGTCCGACCCCTCTACGAACCGCCGGGGACGGGCACGACGGACCCGACCGACATCACGCGCGATTTCTTCTTACTCGACCACGCCGCCCGCGACGACCTGCCCGGCATGACGAGCATCGTCGGCGGGAAGTTCACCACCTTCCGGATGATGGCCGAGAAGATTTCCGACCACGTCTGTGCGAAGTTCGGCGACACGACCGAGTGCCGGACCGCCGACGTGCCGCTGCCGGGGAGCGAGGACTTCTCCGTTCTGCGGGACTACATGGACGAGTTCGGCCTCCGGTCGCCCATCGGTCGGCGGTCGGTCCAGCGACTCGGCTCTCGCGCCGACGAGGTGTTGAAGACGAACGAGCCGAACCCCACCGTCTGTGAGTGCGAGGGAGTCACCCGCGCCGAGGTGCGCGACGCCATCTCGTCGGCCGGGTCGGACCTCAACGCCGTCCGGCTTCGGACCCGGGCGTCGATGGGGAACTGTCAAGGGGCCTTCTGCTGTCACCGGATGGCGAACGAACTCGCCATGGAGTACCCCGAGCCGGTCGCCCGCGAGGCGCTCGACGAACTCTACCAGGAGCGCTGGAAGGGCGAGCGACACGCGATGTGGGGCGAACAGCTCTCGCAGGCGATGCTGAAGCATCTCCTGCACGCGACGACGATGAACCGCGACCGCGACCCCGTCCGCGTCGGGAGTGACGTCGACTTCGGCGCGTTCGACGGCGGCCCGGCTGTCGGCGACGACGCGGGGGCGAAGCGGGCGGCCGCCGACGGAGGACGGCGGGATGGCGATTGAGGAGGACGTCATCGTCGTCGGGGGCGGCGTCGCCGGGACCGTCGCCGCGCTCTCCGCTGCGGAGACGGGCGCGAGCGTCCGGCTCATCACCCACAAGAAGAGCACGCTCCGACACGCGAGCGGCCTCATCGACGTCCTCGGGTACACGCCCGACGCCGACGGCCCCCTCGCCGACCCCTTCGAGGGGCTCGACAGCCTCCCGGAGGAACACCCCTACCGTGTCGTCGGCGAAGACGCCATCCGCGAGGGACTGGCCACCTTCGACGACATCGTCGGTGACGAGTACCACGGCGAACACACGGACGCGAACGCGCTCGTCCCCACGCACGGCGGCGCGGTGAAACCCACGGCACGGTATCCGAAGGCGGCGGCGGCCGGCGTCGCCTCGGACGACCGCGACATGCTCCTCGTGGGGTTCGCGTCGATGACCGACTTCGAGGCGTCGCTGGCGGCCGACCATCTCGACGCCGCCGGCGTCCCGTTCGAGGCGAGAGGCGTGACCATCGAGTTCCCGAAGCGCTTCCGGGCGGACGCGAAGGTGACTCGCTTCGCGAAGGCGCTCGACACCGACGAGGACGTCGGCGGGCGCGGCACCCGCGAAGCGCTCGCCGCGGCCGTCGAGCCGCATCTGGACGGCGCAGCGCGCGTCGGCTTCCCGTCGCTCCTCGGCGACGACCACCGACACGAGGTACGTGCCGACCTCGAGGCGTATCTGGGCGCGGAGGTGTTCGAGGTCCCGATGGGCCCGCCCTCCCTGCCCGGACTCCGTCTGGAGGACCTCCTCTTCGACGCGCTCGACGAGGCCGGGGTCGGTATCTCGTCGGGCAACAAGGCGGTCGGCTACGAGACGGACGACGGCGAGGTGTCGGCCGTCATCGTCGACCGGAAGGGCCGCGAGATTCCGTACCACGCCGACGCGTTCGTCCTCGCGACGGGCGGCCTCGTCGGCAAGGGCATCGACTCCTCGCGCGAGGGCGTGCGCGAACCGCTGTTCGACTGTTACATCCCCCACCCGGACGACCGCTACGACTGGTTCGTCGAAGACGCCTTCGGCGACCACCCGTTCACCTCGTTCGGCGTCGTCCCCGACGACCGG
It contains:
- a CDS encoding oligosaccharyl transferase, archaeosortase A system-associated; the encoded protein is MSQRSERAEDDGGSVLDIFEDWFHVPALLVAMAFMVGLRLQELDSFTRGGTVYFSGNDAWYHLREVNYTVRNWPTTMPFDPWTYFPFGTSVGQFGTLYDQLVATGALVIGLGAPSDSQVSMALLVAPTVFGALAAVPTYYLGKRLGGRVGGLFGVVVLALLPGTFLQRTLVGFADHNGAEPFFQALAVLGIVVALSVAERELPVWELVTDGEWDALRRPTAYAALGGLALAAYMWVWPPGVLLVGVFGVFTLVKLSSRVVAGETPEPVAYAVAVIGVVTALLMLVQVDVVGFSVTDFSLLQVVAPLGVGAAAVFLGWLARQWETRDVDTSLYPVAVLGIVVVGAGIVAVALPSVLSLVQTNLLRIVGFSQGAAARTIGEAQPFLSPSLLQQQGVDATGRLLLEYGFTLFTGVAAAVWFLAKPLVDEGETRHLAYVLGSLVVVALVFLVPSLFGAIGGVVGLNAQVTSLVVVAALIVGAALLTDYDSEHLFVVVWAVFITAAAFTQVRFNYYLAVVVAVMNAYLVGELLRYIDLRSVPESLSDVKAWQVITVAVVIMLVLAPVLVVPLNVRNTGNPSVDGSQTAWQTAQQNGPGNVVQWDDSLRWMANETPAEGTFGGASNEMAYYGTYDRTDDFAYPDGSYGVQSWWDYGHWITVRGERIPNANPFQEGATEAANYLLAPSEDQAESVLARQSQEGNETRYVMVDWQMASPNSKFGAPIVFYDEENVTQEEFFQPMYTQNFRGSLVVREQRYYESQMVRLYHYHGSAVEPRPVVVDWETRQAETQAGDSVSVRTFPSNRTDAVREFQNMSAARAYVERDGTAQLGGIGAVPAERVSALEHYRLVRTSNRSAFSAASYQREFLLAQQLTGFPATRMFVTNPSWLKTFERVPGARIEGSGAPANTTVTAEVDMRAPVGNYTFTYRQQARTNADGEFTMTLPYSTTGYDQYGPENGYTNVSVRAVGPYNISTPSTLVQLNESAGVEEYAATVDVPEGQVNGDQSGTVEVTLERRTSELTLGDTDGESQIDTASTAPDDDASSADRSTDATADLAVGQSLDDPTGTADYRARVN
- a CDS encoding DUF368 domain-containing protein, which translates into the protein MDRRTAALGWLIVYAKGVCMGTADAVPGVSGGTIALVTGIYERLIGAITGVSPGRLRSLASVVVPGEDSREAWQAAAEMDLPFLVVLGVGIVTAIITVTRLVDTAIETVPVLTFGFFFGLIGASAVVLWSDVQLNTRGRVAAAIAGFVFAFVVSGRAAAALGHQSAVVFVAGLIAVSALVLPGISGSLILILIGQYEFMIDTLRETVDGLIAVALGGTVPGLTPAVVTVVTFVSGAVVGLFTTSHVVQWALSRRREATLAFLVSLIVGALRAPVADVSRRLAEANQGWTPELVGSFLAAAVVGGAVVLLIERGTSMGSVGETKSA
- a CDS encoding rubrerythrin-like domain-containing protein, with amino-acid sequence MVLHNADIDPHRNEHGYYECLSCGTRTTSDDPLGRCVDCGGEVRNIGVARE
- a CDS encoding class I SAM-dependent methyltransferase, whose amino-acid sequence is MAFHTFDADRADDLEKPGRYRFCSREELLDLLAPTSGDVVADLGSGTGFYTDEVAPFVDTLYAVDVQSEMHDRYREKGVPDGVELVTAEVRDLPFPDDALDAAFSTMTYHEFATDDALAELARVVRPGGRVVTVDWSARGDAVDGPPVDERYGLGDAVTAFADAGFATVRATERRETFVSVVRRTA
- a CDS encoding HEWD family protein, with the translated sequence MSSGDLRRPTDRTCERCGREETWNADAESWRIVVADGERRAGNAYCVHEWDINGRFAPFDS
- the cutA gene encoding divalent-cation tolerance protein CutA; the encoded protein is MPTLYVTAPTEVAADLARTVVEARLAACVNRFPCTSTYRWEGEVVEDREELLLVKTTDERYEALVARLVEEHPYDVPCIERFDEDDLFEAFDAWVAESTTEA
- a CDS encoding HAD hydrolase family protein, yielding MSPPLALDIDGTLTTSTGSLDPRLFDALAAWDAPVVVATGKSFPYPVALCHFAGLPERVIAENGGVVCTPDTVRFAGDRERAVRVIEAFESRGGDVGWSDADLVNRWRETELAVSMDADGTLLRDVAAEFDMEVVDTGYAYHVKTPGVEKGEGLELVAEELGFDPTAFVAVGDSENDASTFAVAGRSFAVANADDVAKAAADVVLDEGYMDGTLRALDAVRDAD
- a CDS encoding Cdc6/Cdc18 family protein, which translates into the protein MDLDERIERRRRGESERALVRDFDVLSPVTHLTEPNGRGPVLERLLDVLDPTFGGDLPDDAYVWGPKGAGKSAVVSALFGHLSERNARRRSAILTTTRAVAPPATLFVYVDARDASSEFALYHDILDSIVDEPVPEGGVGTDDLRDRLGEELVGTTQAVVAVDHVNEANTLTTGQVDSLLDMSSMAYLVVGRDAPDTAAPETDEAVATRVDETVEVPRYERHALVDILTQRASLGLTRNAVSHTDIREVASWADGDAHDALAAVFGAADHALERDQDRISTDDIEVGMDSVPWPSVSLGRVLALPENRRRILRRLLELDANAVSSVTAATDALTADPYIDLSATTIKRVLYELAEAGVVKRIETDEDRGLGRPPSRLEPQFPTRVFRRLVDISD
- the glpK gene encoding glycerol kinase GlpK gives rise to the protein MSQDTFVGAIDQGTTGTRFMVFDHAGEVVANAYEKHEQIYPEPGWVEHDANEIWRNTKHVINTALDEAGLSADQLEAIGITNQRETTVVWDAETGKPIHNALVWQDRRTTDRVEEIQAEDKVEWIRGKTGLECDAYFSATKAEWILDNADPIKLSRSRPEDVRDRAEAGELMMGTIDSWLIYKLTGNHITDVTNASRTMLYNIHDNEWDEELLEEFNVPASMLPEVRPSSDDDYYGTTGDSSPDFLDADIPVAGALGDQQAALFGQTCFDEGDAKNTYGTGSFMLMNTGEEAVASEHGLLTTIGFQRSGEPVQYALEGAIFITGAAIEWLEDMTLIENAAETEELARSVDSTDDVYLVPAFAGLGAPHWDGRARGTLVGMTRGTRREHVVRATLESIAYQTRDVAEAMEADSGIDMGSLRVDGGAVKNNFLCQLQADIIDTEIVRPVVDETTALGSAYAAGLAVGYWETLDELRDNWQVDREFDVDPDADYEKNYERWNEAVARAEDWARDGGDD